The following are encoded in a window of Verrucomicrobiota bacterium genomic DNA:
- a CDS encoding ABC transporter substrate-binding protein encodes MKKVLSLILPVSSLILLTLGGAGRLLAQAQSQGTVVFIPKSTSATFYLFLVKGAKDRAKELGYNIDYQGPATETEIASQVDLVRNIARSRPAGILLAALDSKGLIPPVQDAISDGVPVVMVDSGIDSDLPAASVTCDNYDGGYKAGMEMAKLLGEKGLVGNLGIQAGSVSSKRSTGFNDAIAKFPNMKVLPIQWTNADAAASMNIAGDLLNGNPGIAGFFSACAPTAVGVCQAIKAKGLENKVKVVTFDPSPEVLPLFESGTIQAIIAQDPYQMGYQGVGYIDQARKKIAVQNKKVELPPVLITADNYHSPEVQKLLQTPDKF; translated from the coding sequence ATGAAAAAGGTTCTCTCCCTCATTCTACCTGTCTCCAGCCTCATCCTTCTCACCCTCGGCGGCGCCGGCCGCCTGCTCGCCCAGGCACAAAGCCAGGGGACCGTCGTGTTCATCCCCAAATCAACGTCAGCAACCTTCTACCTGTTTCTCGTAAAAGGGGCCAAGGACCGGGCAAAGGAACTGGGCTACAACATCGACTATCAAGGCCCCGCTACGGAAACCGAAATTGCGAGCCAGGTGGACCTCGTCCGTAACATTGCGAGATCCAGGCCCGCCGGTATTCTCCTGGCAGCCCTCGACTCCAAAGGCCTGATTCCTCCGGTTCAGGACGCCATCAGCGACGGCGTTCCTGTGGTCATGGTTGATTCGGGCATCGACAGTGATCTTCCCGCGGCGAGCGTCACCTGCGATAACTATGACGGAGGTTATAAAGCCGGGATGGAAATGGCGAAACTTCTCGGCGAAAAAGGTCTCGTCGGCAATCTGGGAATCCAGGCCGGTTCGGTCAGCTCAAAACGGAGCACCGGGTTCAACGATGCGATCGCCAAATTTCCTAACATGAAGGTGCTCCCGATTCAGTGGACGAACGCTGATGCCGCTGCCTCAATGAACATCGCGGGGGATCTGCTCAATGGTAATCCGGGCATCGCCGGGTTTTTCTCGGCCTGCGCCCCGACCGCAGTCGGCGTTTGCCAGGCTATCAAAGCCAAGGGACTCGAGAACAAGGTAAAGGTGGTGACGTTTGATCCGAGCCCGGAAGTTCTGCCGCTCTTCGAAAGCGGGACGATCCAGGCGATCATTGCGCAGGATCCTTACCAGATGGGCTACCAGGGCGTCGGTTACATTGATCAGGCGCGTAAGAAGATCGCGGTCCAGAATAAGAAGGTGGAACTGCCGCCGGTGTTGATCACTGCGGACAATTATCATAGCCCTGAAGTGCAAAAACTGTTGCAGACACCGGACAAGTTCTAG